The Kitasatospora paranensis genome has a window encoding:
- a CDS encoding NADAR family protein, with protein MTTIPPGDPTDTRTRDELAAVVQAGARPKYLLFWGHRAEPDGRIGAGSLSQWWPATFTVDGVVYRSAEHWMMAGKARLFGDEEACERILAARTPAEAKNLGRLVRGFDDALWVSERFDLVVRGNVAKFGQDDALRAYLLGTARRVLVEASPLDRLWGIGLAADHDHATAPHHWRGLNLLGFALMEARARIAAA; from the coding sequence ATGACGACAATTCCGCCCGGCGATCCGACCGACACCCGGACCCGCGACGAACTGGCGGCCGTGGTGCAGGCCGGCGCCCGGCCCAAGTACCTCCTGTTCTGGGGCCACCGTGCCGAGCCGGACGGGCGGATCGGCGCAGGTTCGCTCAGCCAGTGGTGGCCGGCGACGTTCACGGTCGACGGCGTGGTGTACCGGTCGGCCGAGCACTGGATGATGGCCGGCAAGGCACGGCTCTTCGGTGACGAGGAGGCCTGCGAGCGGATCCTCGCCGCCCGGACCCCGGCCGAGGCGAAGAACCTCGGCCGGCTGGTGCGCGGATTCGACGACGCGCTCTGGGTGTCCGAACGCTTCGATCTGGTCGTCCGGGGCAACGTCGCGAAGTTCGGTCAGGACGACGCCCTGCGGGCCTACCTCCTGGGGACGGCGCGGCGGGTGCTGGTGGAGGCCAGCCCGCTCGACCGACTGTGGGGCATCGGTCTCGCTGCGGACCACGACCACGCGACGGCGCCCCACCACTGGCGCGGCCTCAACCTGCTGGGCTTCGCGCTGATGGAGGCGCGGGCCCGGATCGCGGCCGCCTGA
- a CDS encoding helix-turn-helix transcriptional regulator produces MATTTAPVPAPTTAARPAADRPAADRPAAVRRQELAAFLRSRRERISPEQVGLPVTGRRRTPGLRREEVAQLAAVGVTWYTWLEQGRDIQVSAQVLQSVARALLLDPTERAHLFVLAGSDDPAPVVECATVTPAVRLLLTQLEPMPAAVLNNRYDVLAYNRAYTWIVGDLDRLPFEDRNLMWLAFTESTFQRSLVDIDEAQPSLVARFRAAMADHGAEPAWKTLVVRLRKASPAFEAAWQQHEVAGLGNGLKRFLLPEVGLLRFEYTNLWLGPRPSHRLVAYTPQDDATRRALDGLAGSS; encoded by the coding sequence ATGGCTACCACGACCGCCCCTGTGCCCGCACCGACGACCGCCGCCCGGCCTGCCGCGGATCGGCCTGCCGCGGATCGGCCCGCGGCGGTGCGGCGGCAGGAGCTGGCGGCGTTCCTGCGCAGCAGGCGGGAGCGGATCTCGCCCGAACAGGTGGGCCTCCCCGTGACGGGACGCCGCCGCACACCCGGGCTGCGCCGCGAGGAGGTCGCCCAGCTCGCCGCCGTGGGGGTCACCTGGTACACCTGGCTCGAACAGGGTCGGGACATCCAGGTCTCGGCCCAGGTGCTGCAGTCGGTGGCCCGGGCCCTGCTGCTCGACCCGACGGAGCGGGCCCACCTCTTCGTCCTGGCCGGCTCGGACGACCCGGCCCCGGTGGTCGAGTGCGCCACCGTGACACCCGCCGTCCGGCTGCTGCTCACGCAGCTGGAGCCGATGCCCGCGGCGGTCCTGAACAACCGGTACGACGTGCTGGCCTACAACCGCGCGTACACGTGGATCGTCGGCGACCTCGACCGGCTGCCGTTCGAGGACCGGAACCTGATGTGGCTGGCGTTCACGGAGTCGACCTTCCAGCGCTCGCTGGTCGACATCGACGAGGCGCAGCCCAGCCTGGTGGCGCGGTTCAGGGCCGCGATGGCGGACCACGGCGCGGAGCCCGCCTGGAAGACGCTCGTGGTCAGGCTGCGCAAGGCCTCCCCCGCGTTCGAGGCCGCCTGGCAGCAGCACGAGGTCGCGGGCCTGGGCAACGGGCTGAAGCGGTTCCTGCTCCCCGAGGTCGGCCTGCTGCGCTTCGAGTACACCAATCTGTGGCTGGGGCCCCGGCCCAGCCACCGGCTGGTCGCCTACACCCCGCAGGACGACGCGACCCGGCGGGCCCTCGACGGGCTCGCCGGGTCCTCCTGA